Proteins encoded within one genomic window of Besnoitia besnoiti strain Bb-Ger1 chromosome II, whole genome shotgun sequence:
- a CDS encoding hypothetical protein (encoded by transcript BESB_037300), producing MRALTVVFALLSVRICAALVLPSASRGVKLFREQSPTNQVPGDGACLFTSLAACLWWASFGTHPKFEDRVFLDMIDFIRQLAVDTLQDARIVALALEGDEVISRQSLVELAASGYGVSPEAYCERMRLPTTWGGGPEIIALSHALGRVIVVYEVADQLSMTRDPPDLTLAPRGQTIGYGQTLGTCTGSPDTESYQVLKIAACLGFPHNITEDPLHILFARSAACTNGIRPSGGQPADHFLPLFPCLAQ from the exons ATGAGAGCTCTGACTGTGGTCTTTGCTTTGCTGTCTGTACGCATTTGCGCGGCACTGGTGCTGCcatccgcgtcgcgcggggTGAAGCTGTTTCGCGAGCAGAGCCCTACTAACCAG GTACCCGGCGACGGAGCATGCCTGTTCACGTCATTGGCCGCCTGCTTGTGGTGGGCTTCTTTTGGGACGCATCCAAAATTTGAAGATCGTGTGTTCTTGGACATGATCGATTTCATTCGACAG CTGGCCGTCGACACGCTGCAGGACGCGCGCATCGTGGCACTGGCATTGGAAGGTGACGAGGTAATTTCCCGACAGAGTCTCGTCGAGCTTGCTGCATCAGGCTACGGTGTCAGTCCTGAGGCGTACTGTGAGCGGATGCGGCTGCCAACCACGTGGGGTGGCGGTCCCGAGATTATCGCTCTTAGCCACGCCCTGGGGCGCGTTATCGTTGTGTATGAGGTGGCTGACCAACTCTCCATGACGAGAGACCCTCCTGATTTAACACTTGCTCCTCGCGGGCAAACGATCGGCTACGGCCAGACTCTTGGGACCTGCACTGGCTCCCCGGACACGGAAAGCTATCAGGTCCTGAAGATTGCTGCATGCTTAGGGTTTCCTCACAATATTACGGAGGACCCTCTTCATATTTTATTCGCGAGGTCTGCGGCATGCACAAATGGCATACGACCAAGTGGTGGTCAGCCGGCGGATCATTTCCTGCCGCTGTTTCCGTGCCTGGCTCAGTAA
- a CDS encoding hypothetical protein (encoded by transcript BESB_037310): MNAMDAEQWSHTGGEAVPHQAVERQAGTTPRRAGQSTEDTVMARIEGEGGSCRHLASRPYSGLERDPTGEDLVDGRGSGCRGMQTEAAGDGTSTICGTEPFHLPPLSGRESPLKSGERTDNREHRGSSREEAQPRFLLGSDLPSIQEQSAAGSAHASLETAGVVSRSFPLGGLLPPAASAALHSGLSEAGKEMFERKTTLLKELLDEKTTLLTQARVELGHARGRQNDELRQILHLREELKQRKEEQLEVEARLLELSRENEQLSAKLAAARKAALCREEDFNRLQGRSDEEFRHSAETRFQLQSECELLRTELDRLRADYENLKECGEQAAKREAARVEEVFRLELLLRSARADLKMKTVRLSEVDDQLRTSRQYICYLERLIRGLRFFVKYEIQSESPPEATEDPCRIHAEPSASLREHEEARLPMDAGRNGGASGATELKDRVDTVDSRKRALAEGSSNYEGEHRSSPFACIVAVENPTSSAVSSALFARTLARSCGMQRGGTAYLQSDGREGGKAAESASSRPVDRMNSAARGGHASAAMTNISELARRGFELEHLELRLDAERRTVDAALRDTVEEIPRLEGEDLFQRSIGFLPFKQTQEASASQSCEQEGQRDLEPANDYVPRTCFEGVSGECLDFLDSRMERAWGRGGGARSSPVSNAHAWRDTCTRCADANVPNFRSKEESRPWVEGDDEEMEGRGANGDPAMAYLEHLVRRAHEDIRGGEPRTIRGRVPVRLADRSRVQGMPGDSFSPRDSECRTPGSLVPIRPCRCSSLVSLPNVPASSVSRSPATLGSLARRLPRPGDGRTSKPGFGGRQRSPFDAFPCVLSPALGPAPDGTVPVSPTVDCFLKDRRSKTPPSSWKFRGIGVPPHRAQAQASSKARFAPFPPPDRFLSSKLLPGTVTQRCQKQYSNGTLEGENYSDNSLDDLDLISINDDALRRPPPLSGSPQLSFLHCESSRSPLRSSLHGNMPQLFDTLRLAHSGGDSPRSCTPAQQGRCRGTLPRCSSRGDRALKGRFVRPSLPPPVVIAHGTEVLSAEGAAVRLAREIRDHSPARKSKEVLRTARVSGGTRLRPRWKAG, translated from the exons ATGAACGCCATGGACGCCGAGCAATGGAGTCACACGGGAGGCGAGGCTGTCCCGCATCAGGCGGTGGAACGGCAAGCGGGCACAACTCCACGCCGAGCAGGCCAGAGCACGGAGGACACAGTCATGGCGCGCATtgagggggagggcggaaGTTGTCGCCATTTGGCGTCGCGCCCATACTCAGGCCTAGAAAGGGATCCCACCGGTGAAGATTTAGTAGACGGCCGAGGTAGCGGATGCAGAGGGATGCAGACAGAAGCGGCCGGAGACGGAACGTCGACCATTTGCGGAACCGAGCCCTTCCATCTTCCCCCTCTTTCCGGACGGGAAAGTCCTCTGAAGAGCGGCGAACGCACGGACAACCGCGAGCACCGAGGGAGCAGCAGGGAAGAAGCGCAacctcgctttcttcttggCTCCGACTTACCGAGTATACAGGAGCAGTCGGCCGCAG GCTCCGCCCATGCCTCTCTGGAGACCGCCGGTGTTGTCTCTAGGTCATTTCCGCTTGGGGGCCTCTTGCCTCCcgcagcttctgcagcgctccACTCGGGGTTGTCCGAGGCTGGAAAGGAAATGTTTGAGCGGAAGACTACCCTGTTGAAGGAGTTGCTAGATGAGAAGACTACTCTTCTGACTCAAGCGCGTGTTGAGTTAGGACACGCCAGAGGCAGGCAGAATGACGAGTTACGTCAG ATTTTGCACCTCAGAGAAGAGCTGAaacagaggaaggaggagcAACTCGAGGTGGAGGCGCGACTTCTGGAGCTGTCGAGGGAAAACGAACAACTGTCGGCAAAATTAGCTGCTGCCAGAAAAGCAGCTCTGTGCCGAGAAGAAGATTTCAACCGCCTGCAAGGCCGCAGTGACGAGGAATTCCGACACTCCGCTGAAACGCGATTCCAGCTTCAAAGCGAATGCGAACTTTTGAGG ACAGAGCTCGACCGTTTGCGCGCTGACTACGAAAACTTGAAAGAGTGTGGCGAGCAAGCAGCTAAacgcgaagctgcgcgagtTGAGGAAGTGTTTCGTCTTGAATTGTTGCTTCGGTCAGCTCGTGCGGACCTGAAGATGAAAACCGTACGCCTCTCTGAAGTGGATGATCAGCTACGAACGTCCCGCCAGTACATCTGCTACTTAGAGCGGCTGATTCGAGGTCTCCGTTTCTTTGTCAAATACGAGATCCAGTCCGAGTCTCCGCCGGAAGCGACCGAGGATCCATGCCGCATTCACGCAGAGCCGTCAGCTTCGTTGCGAGAGCACGAGGAGGCCCGCCTTCCGATGGATGCTGGGCGAAACGGAGGAGCCAGTGGTGCGACGGAGCTGAAGGACAGGGTAGACACCGTGGACTCCCGTAAAAGAGCTTTGGCAGAAGGGAGCAGTAATTATGAGGGAGAGCACCGGTCTTCACCGTTCGCCTGCATCGTAGCAGTGGAGAATCCGACTTCTAGTGCCGTATCTAGTGCGCTTTTTGCTCGCACGctggcgcggagctgcggaaTGCAGCGTGGTGGCACAGCGTACTTACAGAGCGACGGCCGAGAAGGGGGAAAagcggcagagagcgcgtcttcgcgacCGGTGGACCGCATGAACTCCGCTGCGCGAGGTGGGCACGCATCCGCA GCCATGACAAATATCTCGGAACTGGCGAGAAGAGGTTTCGAGCTCGAGCACCTCGAGCTCCGCCTGGACGCGGAAAGGCGTACAGTGGATGCGGCCCTGCGGGACACGGTCGAAGAAATTCCTCGGCTCGAAGGGGAGGACCTTTTTCAGCGTAGCATCGGTTTCCTCCCTTTCAAGCAGACACAAGAGGCTAGTGCAAGCCAGAGCTGTGAACAGGAGGGTCAGCGTGATTTGGAGCCTGCGAATGATTATGTTCCTCGTACGTGCTTCGAAGGTGTCTCCGGGGAGTGCCTCGATTTCCTGGATTCTCGAATGGAAAGGGCCTggggcagaggcggaggagcgaggaGCTCACCGGTTTCGAACGCTCATGCGTGGCGAGACACCTGTACACGATGCGCCGATGCTAACGTTCCGAATTTTCGATCCAAGGAAGAGAGTAGACCGTGGgtggaaggcgacgacgaggagatgGAAGGAAGAGGGGCTAACGGCGATCCAGCTATGGCCTATTTGGAGCACCTTGTGAGACGAGCCCATGAAGATATCAGGGGAGGAGAACCGCGCACAATCCGAGGCCGCGTTCCGGTCCGCCTTGCCGATCGTTCACGCGTGCAAGGGATGCCAGGAGACTCATTTTCTCCGCGCGATTCCGAGTGTCGTACACCGGGATCCCTCGTCCCTATAAGGCCTTGTCGATGCTCGAGTTTAGTTTCACTGCCAAATGTGCCCGCATCCTCAGTTTCTCGATCGCCGGCTACGCTTGGgtctctcgctcgtcgcctcccgAGGCCAGGTGATGGCCGCACGTCTAAGCCTGGCttcggcgggcgccagcgtTCCCCTTTTGATGCTTTTCCCTGTGTTTTGAGTCCTGCTCTAGGCCCTGCACCGGATGGAACCGTACCTGTTTCTCCCACAGTTGATTGCTTTCTGAAAGACCGCCGCAGCAAGACTCCTCCCAGTTCCTGGAAGTTCAGGGGCATAGGGGTACCTCCTCACCGCGCTCAGGCTCAGGCGTCTTCGAAAGCGCGTTTCGCACCGTTTCCACCTCCAGACAGGTTTCTCTCCTCGAAGCTCCTGCCTGGAACGGTCACACAGCGTTGCCAGAAACAGTACAGCAATGGGACGCTGGAGGGAGAAAACTACAGCGATAATTCTTTGGACGACTTGGATTTGATCTCAATCAATGACGATGCATTacggcgccctccgcctctctcagGCTCTCCCCAATTGTCCTTTCTGCATTGTGAATCGAgccgctctccgcttcgTTCTTCTCTCCATGGTAATATGCCGCAGCTCTTCGACACCTTAAGACTCGCTCACTCTGGCGGTGATAGCCCGCGTTCCTGCACACCCGCGCAACAAGGACGCTGCCGAGGAACTCTTCCGCGGTGTAGCAGCCGAGGCGATAGGGCACTAAAGGGTCGCTTCGTGCGTCCCAGCTTGCCCCCGCCAGTGGTCATCGCACACGGCACGGAGGTTCtcagcgcagaaggcgcagctgtAAGACTAGCCCGCGAAATTCGGGATCACTCGCCAGCACGCAAATCGAAAGAGGTGCTCAGAACTGCGCGGGTCAGCGGCGGCACGCGCCTGAGGCCAAGGTGGAAGGCTGGCTGA
- a CDS encoding NUC153 domain-containing protein (encoded by transcript BESB_037320), whose protein sequence is MERAPAAAGAASSASSREKKLKKGKEISKKGAGMHAAGLSAAGRSEISKKKQDPRFRAQADRRFLLEKLLPTPRQKGAAPASKKASELHLLREKQLKKKFAKQVLETDCTSGDDAQEEGAQTTPNGATAAGKKNGQKDFSVRASLADSWENDERFSRIFTDDAFAAGGAIGAVDKFGRALNKRKEKDKVEKNAKTKRAQAAVEAEKPARAPKKQARELDEDEVSEEAPEEKQSDEKEEQSLESGQEEEEDEDDRGSESSESEEVEEEGPSVWGHDDEDLLMGEEASTRLAVMGLEWENITANDLLLLFRSFARDLVAGASCGAAKREKGKGDGEAGASRGAPETIVKKVSIYPSDFGLERMKIEAVKGPCIDWASVEGGRRRESAADATAEEAGEQASASEDEGEAEPTEEEEENEEGDEEDEDEEEKVRDAREDASDAEACAEGKRESGGEGEEAEEIDASSGDEDNDGDMKPTEEEERLYNEALRKYQKERSRYFYAVVEFDSVASAKYFYDELDGCDIAFALDGLDLRFIPDDLEFPHPPTSVSWLGFSGSKGEQRAAEEAALLRYEPPPAVSTALRHSRVKCTWDETPIERTKLLKRRFTEKELRDLDLQEYLASSSSSEDEEEGHAEGEDARKAGRWKLTEANLQEYRRQLLGDAADLSTDDEEDSVSEGDMSRMPSGAQSSNVKISFEGELENLGVSSEDEADEEKTDGFTGGDAKAWEAYVQRRKKKEKEHRKREARKFEAARAAAEEEGEGEENEEGAGSRRTSRAQQDRQRERRGKNTKFPLFAEGSQSDDASGSDAEEEEHAAERPVSRALKRDRNSRAQEPARGAARRNLKKGGGGAAAPNSTKEASTAAELELLTLGHEEEGRRHFDLRDELLSRKSKRKAKQLKRMREEEKSHEQGDAFKIDVDDSRFSRLFSNPDFAIDPTNPNFKASQAISRRKHRLACAGAPTPYVFLSSEEPSGWASDDLSLSLVAVCVQKTAATDELLRVKRARSAKPQFSAPERSKPFLAETGGSQTRGTKPYRSGGDRRFADQKQRIADGISTAGAAADGKVANKPQEGFALFAKR, encoded by the exons ATGgagcgagcgcctgcggccgcaggggcggcttcctccgcgtcgtctcgggAAAAAAAACTGAAGAAAGGAAAAGAGATAAGCAAGAAGGGCGCTGGGATGCACGCCGCTGGCTTGAGCGCGGCAGGCAGGTCCGAGATTTcgaagaaaaaacaggatccgcgcttccgcgcccAAGCTGACCGCCGGTTTCTCCTGGAGAAGCTGCTGCCGACACCCCGCcagaagggcgcggcgcccgccagcaaGAAGGCGTCTgagctgcatctgctgcgcgAGAAGCAACTGAAGAAGAAGTTTGCAAAGCAGGTGCTCGAGACAGACTGCACCAGCGGCGACGATGCtcaagaggaaggcgcgcagacgaccCCGAACGGCGCAACGGCGGCCGGGAAGAAAAATGGGCAGAAGGACTTCTCGGTCCGCGCCTCGCTAGCCGACAGCTGGGAGAACGATGAGCGATTTTCGAGGATCTTCACTGAtgacgccttcgccgccggcggagctaTCGGCGCGGTCGACAAGTTCGGCCGCGCCCTGAACAAGCGGAAAGAAAAAGACAAAGTAGAGAAAAatgcgaagacgaagcgcgcACAGGCGGCTGTGGAAGCAGAaaagcccgcgcgcgcgccgaagaagcaggcgcgcgaacttgacgaagacgaagtgTCTGAAGAAGCGCCTGAGGAGAAACAGAgcgacgagaaagaagaacaAAGTCTAGAGAGTGGtcaagaggaggaggaagatgagGACGACAGAGGCTCTGAGTCGTCTGAGAGCGAAGAagtggaggaggaagggccTTCCGTCTGGGGCCACGACGATGAGGATCTTCTCATG ggcgaagaggcctcGACGCGCCTGGCGGTCATGGGCCTTGAGTGGGAAAACATCACGGCGAACGAcctgctgcttctcttccgctccttcgcgcgcgactTGGTTGCGggcgcgtcctgcggcgctgcgaagcgcgagaaaggcaagggcgacggcgaggcgggcgcgagtcGCGGCGCTCCCGAGACGATTGTGAAGAAAGTCTCCATCTACCCGTCAGACTTTGGTCTCGAGCGGATGAAAATCGAGGCGGTCAAAGGCCCGTGCATC gaCTGGGCGAGTGTggagggcggcagacgccgtgagtcggctgcggacgcgactgcggaagaggcaggcgagcaggcgtctgcgagcgaagacgaaggcgaggcggagcctacggaggaagaagaggaaaacgaagagggagatgaagaggatgaagacgaggaggaaaaagtccgggacgcgcgcgaggacgcgagtGACGCCGAGGCGTGTGCAGAGGGCAAGCGCGAGtcaggaggcgagggcgaagaagcggaggaaatCGACGCGAGCTCCGGAGACGAAGATAATGACGGAGACATGAAGCcgacggaggaagaggaacgcCTTTACAACGAAGCGCTGCGGAAATACCAGAAGGAAAGATCAAG ATACTTCTACGCGGTCGTTGAGTTCGACTCCGTGGCCTCAGCCAAATATTTTTACGACGAGCTCGACGGATGCGATATA GCGTTTGCTCTCGACGGGCTCGATCTTCGCTTTATTCCAGACGACCTCGAGTTTCCGCACCCGCCGACTTCAGTGTCTTGGCTCGGCTTTTCGGGCTCGaagggcgagcagcgagccgcggaggaggccgcgctccttcgctatgagccgccgcccgccgtgAGCACCGCCCTGCGGCACAGCCGCGTGAAGTGCACATGGGACGAGACGCCCATCGAGCGGACCAAATTGCTCAAGCGCAG GTTCACCGAGAAGGAGCTGCGGGACTTGGATCTGCAGGAGTAcctcgcgtcgtcttcgtcgtcggaggacgaagaggagggacacgcggaaggcgaggacgcgcggaaggccgGGCGATGGAAGCTGACCGAAGCGAATCTTCAAGAGTATCGCCGTCAACTCTTGGGG GATGCCGCCGATCTGTCGacggacgacgaggaggactcGGTTTCGGAAGGCGACATGTCGCGCATGCCGTCAGGCGCGCAATCCTCGAACGTGAAGATCAGCTTCGAGGGCGAACTGGAGAACTTGGGAGTCTCGtcggaggacgaggcagacgaagagaagaccGACGGCTTCACTGGAGG cgacgcgaaggcctgGGAAGCCTACGTCcaaaggcggaagaagaaggagaaggagcacCGAAAGCGCGAAGCACGGAAG tttgaggcggcgcgtgcagcggcggaggaagaaggcgaaggcgaagaaaacgaagagggcGCGGGAAGTCGCCGGACGAGCAGAGCTCAGCAGGACCGCCAGAGAGAACGTCGCGGCAAAAACACAAAG TTCCCCCTCTTCGCCGAGGGTTCCCAGAGCGACGATGCTTCTGGGAGCGAcgctgaagaggaagaacaTGCGGCCGAGCGACCAGTGTCGAGGGCGCTGAAACGCGACAGAAACAGCCGCGCCCAGGAGCCCGCgagaggggcggcgcggcgtaaTTTGAagaagggaggcggcggagctgccgcgccaAACAGCACCAAGGAGGCGTCCACTGCAGCCGAGCTAGAACTCCTTACACTCGGTCATGAAGAG GAGGGACGACGTCACTTCGATCTTCGAGATGAGCTGTTGAGTCGAAAGAGCAAGCGAAAGGCGAAACAGCTCAAGCGCAtgcgggaggaggagaagagtcACGAGCAAGGCGACGCCTTCAAG ATTGACGTCGACGACAGTCGATTCTCTCGTTTGTTCTCGAACCCCGACTTCGCGATAGACCCAACGAACCCTAACTTCAAGGCAAGTCAAGCCATTTCTCGTCGCAAACACCGACTGGcgtgcgctggcgcgcctACCCCGTATGTCTTCCTGAGCAGTGAAGAGCCGAGTGGATGGGCAAGTGACGATCTGAGCCTGTCTTTGGTTGCCGTGTGCGTTCAGAAAACCGCGGCAACTGACGAGCTTCTGCGTGTGAAACGTGCAAGAAGCGCCAAGCCCCAGTTCTCTGCGCCCGAGAGGAGCAAGCCGTTTCTCGCTGAAACCGGCGGTTCACAGACACGAGGGACGAAGCCCTACCGGAGCGGGGGCGACCGACGTTTTGCAGACCAGAAGCAACGTATTGCAGACGGCATATCCACTGCGGGAGCTGCAGCTGACGGAAAGGTAGCGAACAAGCCCCAGGAGGGGTTCGCCCTGTTTGCCAAACGCTAG